The genomic interval CCGCTGGCTCATGGCGCGCGGCGTGTTCGAGCCCGCCCAGATGACCGACCTTCCGAAGGACCTCCGCCGCGCCCTCGCCGAAGGAGGGGTCGAGCCCGTCCTCACGGTGCTCCCCGGCACGCGCGCCGCCGACCGGACCCGCAAGCTGCTCGTCCGGCTCCGTGACGGGGCGACCGTCGAGACCGTGCTCATCCCTGGTGTGAGCGGCGAGCGCCGGCTCGGCCGAGGTGTACAGGACGAGACCGAGAGCGACGACGCCGACGCCGCGGCCGCGGTCGACGACGAGGACGACGACGAGGACCTGGGAGACGAAAATCCTCAGGGAAAATCGTACCTTAGGGTCACTCAGTGCATCAGCACCCAAGTCGGCTGCGCGATGGGCTGCGTGTTCTGTGCAAGCGGCGTCGCGGGGCTCAAGCGCAACCTCGGCCCCGACGAGATCGTGGCCCAGGTGCTCGCGGGCAAGGCCGAGCTCGACGACGACGAACGCCTCCGGAACATCGTCTACATGGGCATGGGAGAGCCCCTCCACAACTACGCGTCGACGGTGCGCTCGCTCCGCCTCTTGACCCACGCGGACGGGCTCGCCATCTCGCCGCGCCGCATCACCGTGTCGACGAGCGGGCTCGTGCCCGAAATCGCGAAGCTCGGGGCCGATTTCGCGGGGCAAATCGGCCTCGCGATCTCGCTGCACGCGGCCGACGACGAGACCCGCTCGCGGCTCATGCCCATCAACAAAAAGTACCCGCTCGCGGCCCTCATCGAGGGGCTCCGCGCGTACCCACTCCCGCGAAGGCGTCGCATCACGATCGAGTACACGCTCGTGTCCGGAAAGAACGACGCGCCGCTCGAGGCGACCAAGCTCGCGAGGCTCCTCCGCGGCCTGCCGGTCAAGGTGAACCTCATCCCCATGAACCCCATCGAGGCCTCGACCCTCGGGCCGCCGGCCGGGGCGCGGACGCTGGAGTTCCAGCGTGTGCTGCTCGACGCGGGGTACTCGGTGTTCATTCGGCGGCGCCGGGGAGACGACGTGGCCGCGGCGTGTGGTCAGCTCGCGCTCCTCGGAGCGAAGCCCAAGGTGCGTGTGGATCGAGGATGAGCCGCGCACGTCGCGCCGCCACCGTCGCATCCGTCGTCGTCGCGATCGCTCTCGCCGCGCCGTCGATCGCCCCCGCCGCGGAGCCGTCTCGTCCGCCTTCGCCCGAGCAGGGGGCGTTCGCCGAGAAGCCGGGCTATCTGCAGCTCCAAGCCAAGGCGATGTTCGGCACGGGCCTCCGCTTCAATAACCCCTACAGGCTGCCCACCGTGCTCGGCGACACGGCCGAGTCGGTGTCGCGCACCCCGGTCTACACGGACCTCGGCCTTGCCGTGCTCTTCGGGAGCCCGACGCATGTCCAGCACGGGGCCGACCTCTCCGTGTCGATGCCGCTCGAGGGCATTCGCCAGACCGTGCTCGTCCCTTCCTACGTGCTCTCCCGTCGTCGCGGCGCGCTCGCCGCGGCCCTCCGCGTGGCGACGCCCATCGTGCTCACGCCGAACACCACCGTGGGCGGTGAGCTCGCCGTGTCGGGCACGTACTACTTTCGAGCGGCCGTAGGCGCGCGGGTCGAGATCGTCGGTGACGTCTTCTACGGCGCGGGGACGGTCGAGCGCGCAACGCCGGCCTACCCGATGCTGTCGCTCGCCCTGGGGATCGTCGTCGCCTACGAGGTGCTCCCATGATCGAACGTCACCGGGCGAACGGCGCCAAGGTGGCCGTCGTCGTCGTGCTCGCGTGGCTCTGCATGGCACCGACCCCCGGAGACGTCGGGGGTTGCGGGCGTGCCCCCGAGCCCCTCGACGAGCGCGCCTACGCGGACACGAGGCGCGAGACCGACTGCGCGCGTTGTGTCGAGTGTGGCATCTCGACGGCTCGCTGCACACGCGCGTGCCGGACCGACGTGGCCCCCGAGCTCGGCTTCCCCCCCGGGTGCGCCCCGCTCCTACGGGACGGCGAGGTGTGCATCCGCGCGCTCCGGATCGCCTCGTGCGAGACGTATGCATCCTACATGTCGGACACGTCGCCATCGGCGCCGACCGAGTGCCAGTTCTGTCTCCCGCGCGAGGGCGCTCAAGGCCCGTCGGGCCCGCTCCTCGGGAACGAGGCCGGCCCATGAGCCGCCGCCTCCTCTTCGTCGTGGCCGCCTCGATCGTCTCGGCGTCCACCGTGGGGTGTGGGCTCGGAAAGGCCCTCGTCGCGAGCCCCGCGGACCACGACGACTACGTCGCGATCCGTATGGCCGCCCACGAGGGCACGCGTGTGGCACGCCAGAAGGCCTACCTCGAGCGCCACCCGAAGGGGGTCTACGCGGCCGAGGTGCGCGCGGCGTACGAAGCCGACGAGCCCGCCTATTTCGAGCGCGCCAAGGCCACCCCCGAGGGGGCGCGCGACTACCTCGCGAGCCTCCCGGACGGTCCCCACGCCGGGCCAGCGAGCGCCGCGCTCCGTGGTGTGTACGAGCGCGCCGACGACATCGCCCTCGACCGCGAGCTCCGCGAAGGGCGGCTCGCCGAGGTGCGCTTCCAACGCGCGAGGAAGGCTCGCGCCGCGGCCGCTCAGGCCTTCCTCGACGCCCTCGCGGCGATCTCGTCGCCCGGGGTGCTCGGCGCGTCGTTCGACGCCCCGCCGTTGCCGCTCTTGCGGGCGGCTCACGGGGAGCTTGGCTCGCTGTCGGGTCTCCCGGCGAGGTCGGAGCGTGACGCGTTCTTCGCGCTCCCGGCGCCCAAAGGGAGCCACGACGCCGATCGGGTCTTGAGCTACCGGGTCGAGCTCCGCGAGCTCCACCACCGCGTCGTCCGGGTCGAGATCGCGGGACCCGATCTCTTCGTGCGGTTCCGCGAAGCCGAGAGCAGCGCGGCCCTCGACGCCTCGTCCCCCGCCGATCGCAAGGTCGCGACCGCCCACGCCCTCGAGGTCGTCGCCGGCGCCCTCGAGGCCCGGTTCCCGAAGGCCACGTGCGAGGTACCCCCTGGGCGCGGAGAGGTCCTCGCGCGGGCCTGCCACGGAGAGCGGGTCTCGGTGGTCTCTCCCGAAGCCTTCGGCGCCGACGACCGCCTGGTCCTCGAGCCGGACGGTGATGCCCATGTGGCCTCGCCGAAGGGAAACGAGTAGTGTCTCGCGCGAGCGTATGGCGATTCCCTACATCCACGTCCCCGACTTCGAGCTCGGCCCGATCCCGATCCTCGATCGCAAGATCCCCCTCCACCCGTTCGGGCTGCTCGTCGCGACGGGCGTCATCGTGGGAACGTGGCTCGCCACGTGGCGCGCGCGCCGCCGAGGCCTCGACGAAGGCCACCTGAACTCGTTCATCACGTGGATGCTCGTGGCCGGGTTCATGGGCGGCCACATGCTCGACGAGATTTTCTATCACCCGCAAGAGCTCCTCCGGCGCCCCGAGTCCCTCTTCTTTCTGTGGGAGGGCCTGTCGTCGTTCGGCGGCTTCACGGGCGCGCTCATCGGCGTCGTCCTGTGGAAGTACTTCTACGCGATCCCCGTCCTCGAGACGCCGCTCTTCACGCTCCACAAGTTCAAGCGTCGCAAGAAGCCCGCGTCGATCTTGGCGTTCTGCGACCTCATTTTGTCGGTGTTCCCGGTCGCCTGGATCTTCGGGCGCGGCGGTTGCAGCGTCGTTCATGATCACAAGGGCGCCCTCGTCGACTCGATCCTCTCGGTCGAGTTCCCGAGGTTCGGCCCCGGTCGTCACGCTCCGATGCAGCTCATCCACGGCCCCGAGCTGCGCTTCGACCTCGGTCTACTCGAGTGGATGTTCACCGTCGTGCTCGCGCTCGCCTTCGCGCTCACGTGGAAAAAGCGCCTCCCCGTCGGGAGCTACGTGGTCGCCACGGCCCTCTCGTACGCGCCCGTGCGGTTCGTGCTCGACTATTTCCGCCTCCACGAAGGCGCCGAGTCCGATCCTCGCTACGGCGGGCTCACCCCCGGGCAGTGGGCGTGCGTCGCCCTCTTCGTGTTCGGCCTCGTGATGTGGAAGAAGATGCGCGACATCCAGGCGAGCGGCGAGGACGTCTACGCGCCGTTCATGGCACGAGGCGCGACCGCCGAGGCCGATGCGCCCGCCGCCGCGGAGAACGCTGCCCACTGAGGGCGCCCTGGCTCAGCCGCCGACGAGGTGCGCCTCGAGCCTCGCGCGAACGTCGGGCGGGAAGGGGATCTTCTTCGGCTCTCCCGCGAGCTCGCAGCAGACGCACGTATGCAGAAGGGTGGCGGCCCGCACCCCGTCTTGTCGGACGAAGACGTAGCGAAACGTGCACGAGGTCGTGCCGAGCTTGGTCACGTCGACGCGAATCGTGACGGTGTCGCCGAAGCGGAGCGGCGCCTCGTAGGTCGCGTCCACGTGCACGGCGGGAAAGCCGATGCCACGCCCGTCGACGAGGCCGTGATAGCCGCCCTCGAGCGCGCCGAAGAAGGCCTCCATGGCCTCGTGCCCGTACCCGAGGTACCGCGCGAAGAAGACGATCCTCGCGGCGTCGACCTCTTCGAACCGCACCGCCCTCTGGATCTCGAACGCCGCCATGGGCCGGGCCAGTAACGCGCGCATGGTCCGTGCGACAAGCGCTTTCGTCTCCCCCATGCACCGACGCGACGCCGTTCCCCACGCTCCCGAATCTCTGCTAAAGGGCTCGAGGCCCGGATGACGATCGCCCGCCGAACGACCTCGATCCTCGCAGCCCTCGCGGCCATCACGGCGGTGTGGAGCGGCCCCGCGTGCACGTCGAGCCCTTGCGGCGCGGCGTGCCCCGCCGACCCCGAGCCATCGGCCAAAGCGCGCCAGGAGTGCGAGGACCGCGTCACCGACTTCCCCACCTGCCAGGCCTCGTACGACGCGCTCCGCGACTGCTCCGACGGGCTCACCGTGTGAGGCCGCGACGATCGGACCGACGTGGCCGCGACCACACAGGTGGTGCTGAAGGAGTGCGGACCGCTCCTCGCCGCGTACACCGACTGCACGTCGCGCGCGCGCTGACGCGCTCGTTTCGTCGAAGCACTCCGAGCTTGCGGCTTCTTGCGCCGATCCGGCGGGGCCACGCGCAAAAAAAACTCTGCAGCTCCGATCCTGCCGAAAAAGCGAGAGATTTCATGCGTTTTGACGCGCTTCTCTCCTCGAGCGTCACGGAGCGACTGAACGTTCTTTGCCGTTCTGGTGAATCCCCAGGTAAAACCATCGTCCTATCGCCCGCGCGGTCTCGGGCTCTTTCGTCCACCCGCGCTGCTTTGGAGGAGAACCAATGAAGAAGATCGTCATGGGAATGTTGGCGTCGGCCGTGGCCACGCTGTTCTTCGTGAGCGCCACCCCGGCCTGTTCGAGCAGCGTCGACTGCACGAAGGCCGCCTGCTCGGGCGACCCCGCTCCGTCCGCCGAGGCCCAGAAGGCCTGCGAGGCCGAGAAGTCCGGCGCGTGCAGCTCCGAGTACAACGACGCCTTCAGCTGCGTGAACGGCGAGGACCTCTGCACGAACGACAAGTCCGACGGCGCGAAGGGCCTCGCGGCGATCGCCAAGTGCGCCGAGAAGATCACGGCGTACAACACCTGCAAGAGCAAGAACGCGGGCGGCGACGGCGGCTGAAAAGCACCGCGCCTTTTCGTATGCAAAAAGGGTCTCGCTTCGGCGCGGCCCTTTTTTCGTTTCTTCGCCCCTAGGCGACGCGACCTTTTGACACCCGCACCGAAAACCCGCGATACTTTCGGAAGCATGCCCCTC from Myxococcales bacterium carries:
- the rlmN gene encoding 23S rRNA (adenine(2503)-C(2))-methyltransferase RlmN, coding for MTTPSKDAPPPLARLPEEWAKEVVRLGGRTFHGKQVFRWLMARGVFEPAQMTDLPKDLRRALAEGGVEPVLTVLPGTRAADRTRKLLVRLRDGATVETVLIPGVSGERRLGRGVQDETESDDADAAAAVDDEDDDEDLGDENPQGKSYLRVTQCISTQVGCAMGCVFCASGVAGLKRNLGPDEIVAQVLAGKAELDDDERLRNIVYMGMGEPLHNYASTVRSLRLLTHADGLAISPRRITVSTSGLVPEIAKLGADFAGQIGLAISLHAADDETRSRLMPINKKYPLAALIEGLRAYPLPRRRRITIEYTLVSGKNDAPLEATKLARLLRGLPVKVNLIPMNPIEASTLGPPAGARTLEFQRVLLDAGYSVFIRRRRGDDVAAACGQLALLGAKPKVRVDRG
- a CDS encoding prolipoprotein diacylglyceryl transferase, which produces MAIPYIHVPDFELGPIPILDRKIPLHPFGLLVATGVIVGTWLATWRARRRGLDEGHLNSFITWMLVAGFMGGHMLDEIFYHPQELLRRPESLFFLWEGLSSFGGFTGALIGVVLWKYFYAIPVLETPLFTLHKFKRRKKPASILAFCDLILSVFPVAWIFGRGGCSVVHDHKGALVDSILSVEFPRFGPGRHAPMQLIHGPELRFDLGLLEWMFTVVLALAFALTWKKRLPVGSYVVATALSYAPVRFVLDYFRLHEGAESDPRYGGLTPGQWACVALFVFGLVMWKKMRDIQASGEDVYAPFMARGATAEADAPAAAENAAH
- a CDS encoding acyl-CoA thioesterase, producing the protein MAAFEIQRAVRFEEVDAARIVFFARYLGYGHEAMEAFFGALEGGYHGLVDGRGIGFPAVHVDATYEAPLRFGDTVTIRVDVTKLGTTSCTFRYVFVRQDGVRAATLLHTCVCCELAGEPKKIPFPPDVRARLEAHLVGG